The Leucothrix mucor DSM 2157 DNA window CTTTGGTCGCGCTCCAGCCTTCAATTTTGGGCAGAAATTCTTCCAGCTTCTTTCCTTTCATTTGCTGGATCAGCTGCGAGGCATAGTTCAGGCTCTCAACCGCATCTTTGTATGCGCCCTCCTGATAGTACTCCATGGCTTCTTCAATGGAGTTTTTCACATCATCTGCCAGCGCATTCCCCGATACTGCTGCCAAACATAAAAATAATCCGCCAATTTTCAACTTACTGCTAGTCAGGTCAAACATCGCTCTACATCCTATTTAAAAACAAAACATGCCCCACAAGTCTTGCAACTTAAACTCGGCTTGCGACGCTCCGCGGCCATTACAACGCCCGCTTACTTTGTATGATAGGACAAAAACAGTGAGATTTTTTAGTAAAACCGGCCACCTTAAACAAAGATTAATACTGAAACAGGCTAAATCACGCCATCGCCACAGGCATTGCTAATTCTGATTTAGCCAAACGAATCCAAGTCTTAATCGTGCCTAATGGCTGCCCCAACTTATCCGCCAGTTCAGAGTGTGAGTAGCCGTGATAGCAGGACAGAATCAAGCATTCACGCTGTAATGGGTTGAGTTTTTTCATGCCTTCAACAATCCATGCCAGTTCGGTATTGATGGCGAACTGGCGCTCCGGTGTCGCCTGCTCCGCTTCGATATTCTCAATAAAGTCACTGCACTCATCTTGGTAATGGCGCACTTTCAAAGAGCGCAATTTATCACGTGCTGTATTGCAGGCGATGGTGCGCATCCAAGTCATCGCGCCACTTTTACTGGCGGTATAACGGTCTGCGTTTTCCCAAATCTTCAGGTAGCTGTCTTGCAGAATATCTTCGGCCAGCGCCTCATTTTTTAACATACCGATCAATACACCAAACAACTTTGGAGAACTGGCTTCGTACAATGCCTTAAACGCTTGCTGATCTTTATTAGCACTGCGCAGTAGTAAATCATTTAAATCGGTCATGGTGGTTTCCCTCGTAGGCCACAGCGGCACGGTTTCAAAACATGCTGACTACGTTACGGGGCTACGGCGTTCTATTCTTAAACTTTTTATAAACTTTTCGTGGAAAAAGTGTCTCGGCGAATAAAAATAACGAGTTTATAAATTGTTTAGAATTCGGTGAAACTTCCGTGATTTTTACACAATAGACTGATTCTCGTCGAAACAGCAAACTAACTAACAGCGAGAAGACACTATGAAGCAGATCATCTTATCCAGCAGCTTGGCCACCGTATTAGCCCTTAGCAGCGGCTTCGCTAATGCGGCAACCTTCACCGTGAGCGTGCAAAACTTAACTCAGGGCTTGTACTTCACGCCGGTATTAGTGGCGGCACACGACAGCGATAATCATTTATTTAAAGCCGGCATGGCAGCCACCCCATCACTTCAGGCCATGGCAGAAGGGGGTAGCCTTGATGGACTAGTTAGTGATCTGAGCGGCACCTCAGCAGAGTATGTCGCAAATCCTGCAGGCGGCTTATTAGCTCCGGGTGAAACCACCACGACCGACGCCATCGACACTCACGGCAACGACAATGATTACCTTTCAGTGGTGGCGATGATGCTGCCAACCAATGATGGCTTTATCGGCCTTGACTCCTATCCCATCCCAACGGCTGCAGGCACTTACACCATCAATATCAATGGCTATGACGCTGGCACCGAAGCCAATGATGAGATCGTCAATGGCGGTGGCGCACCCAATACCCCAGGCATTCCAGCAGCACCGGGTGGCGATGAAGGCTCTGGCGCAACCGGCGCAGCAGCGGCCGATACCAATACCACTGTACACATTCATCGTGGCGTACTCGGCGATACCAATGCAACTGGCGGCAAAAGTGACTTGGATAGCCGCATTCATCGCTGGTTGAACCCTGTCGCTCGCGTCACGATTACTGTGCAATAAGGAGCGGGATTATGAATTTTTCAACGATTAAACACACAAGCCATTTACGCTTAAGCATTCCGCTCATGATGGCAGCCACATTGCTGGCCGCTTGTGGTGGCAGTTCCAACAATGACTCGGATACTGAAAACCGTACCTTCCGCATTAGCGTGACAAATTTGACGGCTAATCACCCCTTATCACCCTTGGCGGTTATTGCGCACAAAGATACCTACCATGCCTTTATGGATGGCCAGCCTGCCAGCAGTGGCTTGGAAATTCTGGCCGAAGGTGGCGATAACAGCACGCTACTAGCTGCCGCTGAAGCAGACGCTGCACACCTTGATAGCAACTCCGGAAACGGTGCAATTAGCCCCGGTGCGACCGCTAGTGTTGAGGTGAGCGTGACCGAAGGCAGCATGGCGCACCTATCCCTAGTCTCGATGTTGGTGAATACCAATGATGGCTTTACCGCGCTAAATGCTTACGATGTGAGCGGCCTAACGCTAAACCAATCACAGAGCATGATGCTCCCTGCTTGGGATGCTGGCACCGAATCCAACTCCGAAGCCAGTGGCACGATTCCGGGACCTGCTGATGGCGGCGAAGGTTACAATGCCGCCCGCGATGACTTAGTGAATTTTGTTGCGATTCACCGTGGCGTGATCAGCGCCGATGATGGACTAAACAGTTCAACTCTGGATGAGAGCCACCGTTTTGACAATCCAGTAGCCCGTGTCATGATTGAGCGTATTGACTAAGCACTGACGAGGTATGTCGCCAAATACAGCCACAGTTCACCCTTGGCGACATACTCTCAACGCTTAAGCGACTCCGGTAAAACAGGATTTTCCACCATGAACCATATCGTTATTGTAGAAGACGACGCCTCCATTGCGGAGATGCTGTCGTTTCATATGAAAGCACAAGGCTACACCGTCACGCATTTTGCCGATGGTGAAGAGGCGCGCCAAAACCTGATCACCACGCAATATGATTTGGTGCTGCTGGATATTATGCTGCCGAACTGCAATGGTCTGGATATCTGTAAGGAGTTACGCCAACGCAATGCGGCTGTCCCGATCCTAATGCTGACTTCTCTGGATGGCGAAGCTGATCGGGTCATTGGCTTGGAGCTGGGTGCCGATGACTACCTCACTAAACCGTTTAGCATGCGCGAATGCACTGCACGAGTTAAAGCCCTGCTGCGTCGCTCGCAATTAAGTGCGCCAGTGGAAGTGGCCGAGCCAACCTCCAGCGAACAACTCACCATTGCCGAATTAGTTTTAGACGCTGGCAGCCGCGTGGTCTCGCTAGCCGGTCGTGAAACCGAGCTAACCGCCCGCGAGTTTGACCTATTGTTTTATCTGGCCAAAAACCCTAATCGGGTGTATTCCCGTGCGCAGCTCTTGGATGCCATTTGGGGCTACAGTCACGATGGCTACGAGCACACCATCAACACGCACATTAACCGCCTACGCAATAAACTCAAACGCAGCGATGGCTTGAGTGATTTCATTCAAACCGTGTGGGGCGTGGGTTATAAGTTTGTGAATGCGGAAACGGCGGCCGAGTCATGATTAAGGGTTTATACAAGCGATTAGCGCTGGTATTGCTCACGGTATTTTTGATATTGGGTGCGGTGCTGTTTTGGGTATACGACACCGCCAGTCATCAACTACAGCAGGAAACCGCTCAAAAGTTACACCTGAATTTAGCCAGCTATTTAGTGCAAGATATCGCGCTCTACCCCGGCGATGAGCTAAATCGTGAGAATGTGAAAGAAGCCTTTAATAAGGTCATGCAACTCGACCCCGGTACTGAGCTGTATGTGGTTAGCCCCGATGGCAAGGTATTGGAGTACAAAGCGCCACACGAAAAAATCATCAATCACCATATCGATTTAGCGCCGGTAAAAGCCTTTATTGCCAATGAAGAATTCAAACTCACATTGGGTGATGATCCCCGTTCGAATAAACAAAAAGCCTTTTCCGCTGCACCAATTCCAGATAAAGACGGCAATCTACTGGCGTACTTATACATCATTATCCAAGGCGAAATTTATGATGATGCCGCCTCACTCATCAATGCCAATAAAACGTGGTTGATTAGTTTAAGTGTGATTGCGGCAGCGCTGGTGTTTTTACTGCTAACCACTTTGCTGTTGTTTTACCAACTCACGCGCCCGCTAGTGCGCCTGAACCGTGAAGTGGCGGCTTTTGAGAAATCCGGCTTTCAGTCATTGATTACGCCGGCTGACTTGGCCGCGAATGGTGATCGATCACAAGACGAGTTACAAGCGCTGCGTGGTTCGTTTTATCGCATGGCACAAAAGATTGTTGATCAGATTAGTTACCTGCAAAAGCATGATCAGATTCGACGGGAATTTCTGGCGCATGTTTCTCATGATTTACGCACGCCGTTGGCCGGTATGCGGGCGTATTTGGAAACGCTGCAACTTAAAGGAGATGACTTGCCGGAAGCCGACCGACATGACTTTTTGGAGAAGGCCCTACTCACCAATCAAAAGCTTGGCGACATGATTAATGAGCTATTTGAGTTGGCACGACTGGAGCACGGGCAAGTCGCGATTAACCCAGAGCTGATTCGTATTTCTGACCTGCTAAGCGATATGTATGCCTCATTGAGTGGCTTGGCCAATAGCAAAGGTGTGCATTTGTCTGTCGAAATGGAGAGTGAGGATATTAATGTGTTTGCCGATGTCGCACGCTTGGATCGAGTGCTGCAAAACTTGGTAGGCAATGCAATTTTGTACACGCCATCAGGTGGCTCAGTGCAAGTTCGGGTCAGACAAGCGCCGGGCTTGAATGTGATATTGGGGATTGAAGATACCGGCCAAGGCATTCCGGCGGAAGATTTACCGCATGTGTTTGAGCCTTATTTCCGCTCGACCAATGGGCAGCAGGCTTATCATAAAGGCAAAGGCTTGGGGCTTGCGATTGCGGCGAAGCTACTGGCGCTGCATGAATCTAAGATTCGGGTGACTAGTGAGCTTGGTAAGGGGACTAAGTTTGAGTTTAGCCTGCCAGCGTCGTAAGTTCACTAGAAATGGCACGCAACCTCCTACTTCGCTAATTTCCTACTGAAGTTTTCGAGGGACTAAAACGAGTAACCACCCAGAAAGATATAAACATGGTGCATTCATTTCTTCTGGGTGATCACAAGTAAAACTAACCTCAATCAAGGGATTAACGAGGCTGACTGCTTACTCCACAGGCTCTCTATACAGGGTATCAATCCGTCGTTCAACACCACCAACCTGATCTGGCGCAATGACTGACACGGTAAACTGATCGTCACTCACGCTCAGCAAGCGAATCACCCAACGTCGATCATCGCCATCTTCAGCCATGAACAATAGGTTATTCCATAACCACCAGGTGACGCCAACCGCATCGTCTTCACCGAGGGTATAGCGAGAGCCCGTACCATTTGCATTGAACGCAATTCCCAGCTTATGCGTTGGACTCGTGAAGGTTTTACCCGAAAGCTCTGACTTGCTAAAGCCCGGTCCTACCCGCGAACCCGACCAATTAGATGCCATGTACCGATCAATACCCGATAGCACATTACCGACAGTTACTGTCTCAAGGGTTTCAAGCGAAGTCACAAAGGCTTGCGCCGCTCCGGTTTGATTGACACTGTAGGTTACGTGCTGCCCATCTCCCGATAGCACTGCGTGCTCAATCCCATTCGTGTTATACAGAACATCGGTAATCGTATCTGCCTCAAGATCTTTTACACGGTAACGTAGCAGTGATAAACGCTCTGACCACCCGACCTTGTTTCCATCATTGGTAATACTTGGGTGATACAGTTTCTTACGACGTGCAATTCTAAAGACTTCTTTGTACAGACTATTTTTGATGTCGTAGCGCATGACGGCGAACGAGCTTTCCCGTAGCTGCACAAAGGTCATCCACTTTCCGTTAGGGCTCAGCGAAGGTTGCACGAAGGGCGTCGCACTGGCGAGCGTTTTACTAGTATGCTCGCCATCCTCCGTATAGCTGCGTAACTCGATAGCCTGTCGACCATCTGCCAAGCGCATTTGCCAAGCAACCACTCGGCCATCAAGGCTTCGGGTGATGTCCACATCATCGGTGTCATTGTCAGTAATTTGAGTGGTCAGCTGAGACTTCACGTCTAGCTCATAAATCTCATAATCACCACTAGTCGACTCTTGAAGTGAGTACAATACTGTGGCGCCTGCAGGATCGCATGCCACGGATTGTATTTTGCGGTTCTTCGTCATGCTGAAGACCGGATTAGCTGTCGCGTCGGGCAGGTCCGCTGCGTTGTACAGATCAACCCCCCATCGACGGCTTGCACTTGGACTATTGATGGCATTACACACATACCCCCAAAGCCCACTACCAGCGACACTATCCAAATCATCAGTGATGCCATCACCATCCGTATCGGGATTCCTTGGATCAGTCCCTAGGCGATACTCGTTGACGTTAGTCACCCCATCACTGTCCGCATCTAGCTTGGCGTCTTTTGAGCTCAAAGGGTTGAGGCTGTAAGCGAGCTCCCAACTATTTGGCATCCCGTCATTATCGGTATCGCTATCCCTATTATTGCCAACACCATCAGTATCGGTATCTTTGGACTCTGTGCTATCAAACGGGAACGAGTCTTTCGTATCTACCACACCATCATTATCATCATCGGTGTCAGCGTTATTTCCCGTGCCATCATTATCAGAATCTAGTGACTCGTTGGCATCGTGAGGGAAAACATCCACACCATTTAAAACACCGTCTCCGTCGATGTCTCCATCATCTGGTAACGCAACAGATACTTGGACGGGGTTATTTCCGTCTGCGTAACGGGTCTGGTTGCCGGTATCGTCGATAGCTAACAAGAAGTATTCGAAGTCTTGAGTGGTGTAGCTCCCCTCAATGAATACCGAGTATTGCCCCGCTACGAATGACACTAACGGCCTCGTTTGATAAGCAGCATCCCCTTTATGACGGATTTTTACCGAAACCGACTCTACCTGCACATTATCCGAAACTTCCGCTTTTAGGATAAAGCTACTGCCATAGTTTGCTTGGTTTTTCGGCGTGTGGGTAATCACCGGAGCGATATCATCCAAGGCGGTAACAGACACAACATTAGATGGGTCTGACTCTTTAGAATCGGTTGAAGCCGTAAAGTAGTAATAGTACGTTTGACCACCAACAACACTGGTATCCGTAAAGGTAGACTCATCCGCGGTGATTAATTGCTGTGAGATCCGCTGGAATTGACGATTCGCAAATTTCGAACGGTAAATATTGTAGCCATGTAGCAAATCATAATCATCTTGTGTCCAAGATAAGTTGATTGCACCAAGTGTGGCACTACCTTTTAGGTCTAATGACTTCACATCAAAACCACGGACTTCAAAGGTAAAGCGACCACAGTCTCGACCAGGCACCAGCCATGCGTCATTCGCAGCTTTACCGCCGTCAGCGCACAAGTACTGCTGGCCACTTTCTAGGCTAGGTATTACTTGTACTTCACCTCGCCATTTTGTGCTGCTGACCCACTCTCCTGAGAAACTTGCATCAGCGTATGGTTCTGCAGGTCCGAAACTGACTATAGGATCTTCATCTTGAGCCATTGGGCGGTTGTAAGTAATTTCAGCAACGACACTTTCAGCTCCAAATATACTGCGCTCATTGGACTCGGAGTCATAAAGCTCTATGTCAACAACAAAAGGGTAGGTACTTTCAGAGGGAATACTCTGACTTGGTTCAACTATGATTTTATTAGCATTGAATAAACCATCACTGCGATCTGTAATTGCTTGGTGTATCGTCGCTTCAACTACTCCGCCCCAATAATTATCCGTTAAATCAGCGTCAAATTCTGCGCTAGAGTCTGACATTAAAAAAGTGATCCAATTGTCTTTGACTGGATATGTATTCCAAGGGTTCAAAAAAGCATTATTTTTTAAGTTAAAACGACCGTAAGCAGGGTCTTCTCCCGTTAAGACTATTGCTGAAGAAATATTATCAACAAAAACAGAATCGGTTGGAGAACAATCGCCCCTACCAAGACGTCTGCTAGAAGATGTCCCATAACCAACATTGCTTCCTGAAAATAGATTCGTTGAGCCCGATTGGCAGTCGAATGAATAATGTGTATAGGGATAGGTTAAGTTTCGAAATATAGAATTACTTACAGTGGAGTATATCACAGTAGTGCTACCAGTTGGTGGGTTTACACGTACTGGGTAAATGTGGGTTGAATCTGCATTTTGGCGCTTCCATACCCCCGCCTCAGAGTTTTGAGTAAACAGAGAGTGATCTATCTTGTGCGCCCCTCCTGCGCTAGGGTAATCAAGCCAAGGGTTAGTATCATATAAGTAGGGATTTACAACGTGGGTATATTGGAAAGTTATGTTGTTGTCAGCGCGTGATAAAATAGTAACAGGCCAACTATCAAATAGCTTGCTAGGATAAACTTCAATAGGTTGCTCTTGCGTACCATTGAACAATAGCTCTCCTTTAACTAATATGTAAGGTAATCTACCGCCTTCATAGTCATGAGGTTCTGTGCTGTAGAATTGAATTTTTGCACCAGCCTCTACAGTAACTCTAGAACCTTCATCTACCAGAATAGGAGCATCCGCAATCCATAAGTTATCATTTGTGATAACAAAACCATCCGTCAATACAGTAGGTAATGATCGTCCTCGTTGAACAATTAAGGAATCATATTGACTGTAAGCATAAATACTTGAATCGGTATTATCCAATCCATTGGTCGACTGCAAAGTAAACTTCAGAGATACGACATGATTATTTGGGGCATCTGCACTAATCAATATTTCAATAGGATCATCAATGCTACTAACCTTAAGGTCGGCTGATCGATTTACACCATTGTCTGTACTTGCATAAGCACCCAATGTTCCAAAGCTGGAAGTTCCATCTACAAATGTTACATAAGGATCAACAACACCGTTAGTGCTCTCTGCTGTCACCGTAAGTACTAAATTACTTGCCGAGCCTTTGTAATTTCGCACTTTCACTGCAAGTTGAACAGTTTCTCCAGCATCAGCTAAGAAATCACCATCATTGCTAGCAGCTATATCACTAGAATCCAGTAGCTCAAAGTTTACTAGGCGTGGCTTAGGTTCTGGAAAAGTGGTTAACGAACCTAAGGCATTTAGTGAGCTATTTGCTGTAAGTTGGCCCGCAACAAAACGAGAACGATAAGTTCCTCTATCCGGAAACTTAGTTCTAATCAATGCAGCAACACCGGAAGCAATAGGTGCAGACATAGACGTTCCATCCCAAGCGGCAAAGTTTCCTCCAGGCACCGTACTTAAGATATCAGCGCCCGGTGCTGTCAACTCATACTCTACTTCGTTTAATGGATTGCAATCGAAGTTTGACCAATCAGTAAGTTTCCCTGCCGAGTCTGATGCCTGAACTCCCACTACATAAGGATATGACGCAGGATAAAAAGCAATTGGTTTTGGTAAGCAAGGTGCCTCATTTGGCACCCCATCGTTTCCAGCACTCGCAACCAATACCGAAGTGGTGAAAGCGGCTGCTAATGCATCCTCTTCCAATGGTGACTGACCAGCCCCACCAAACGACATATTGATAACATCAGCGCCATTCATTGCTGCATAGATGATTGCTTCAGCCACATCAACAGAGCTTAGGCTACCGGTTGATTGCCCCGCTTTCAGAGTCATTATCTGCACGTTAGGTGCAACGCCAACAACACCTTGCCCCGTATTTTTTGCTCCGACAAGCCCAGCAACATGTGTTCCATGACCGTGGTTATCTTCTACTAAACCATCAGCAGGGCTAGGTAAAAAGTTTGCACCATGAATATCATCAATGATGCCATTACCGTCATCATCAATTCCATTGCCCGCTATTTCATTCGTATTTACCCAATGCGCATCAATTAAATCAGGGTGATCAACATTGATTCCCGTATCAATAACGGCCACAACCACCGAATGGCTACCACCCGCTTCAACACCAATTGATTCCAAGTGTTGCCACGCAGCTTGAGTATTGATCGCAGCATGGTGCCACTGAGATCGTTCACCAGCCACAATATTTACAGGCGATGAGATGACATCTAGCTTACGAATGTAATTAGGGTGGACTGAGGCGACTTCACTGTTATTCACAAGTGTTACCGCGGATGTGTTTAAGCTAGTACCCGCTTTAAGCGTGATATTAACCCATTTAGCCAGCTCAGTATTACTGCCTGTTGAGCCGGAAAATACGGGTTCAACAGACTCGACCCCATCAATAGCTAAAAGACTCTCAATGGTATCATTAGTACCTAACTTGGCTATTAAGACACTGTCTTCATATTTACATTTCGCATAGCTACATGTTTCGTCAAAACTAATTCGCTTTAGATTTTCTTGTTTATCAAGGTAGTCGGGAATAGACGTAAATGCTGGCGTATCTTTATCGGCGACAACCACCGCATTCTTTACGTCAAACGTATCATGCTGAGAGGTTTTCTCTGTGATAGCTGACTCATTAGAAGCCACGGAGGTGACAAGTGTCGCTGCAGCTTCTGGAGGCGCAACTGCGCCAGCCATGACTACATCAGGTTGATTAGCCTCGACTAGTTCCGCTTTTTGACTTTGAGTTTCACTCTCTGACACAACAGGTGCACTGCTATCTCCGGAAAACCAAAATGACGCACCCGCTAGTGTCAACACACACACCGAGCAAGCCGCTATTATTTTTGCCTTTGGATTCATAGTTATAATCTCTTATTTCGTTCTATACCCAAACCCCAGCCTCCCCACATGAACGGCCTGATATCAATGACTTTGGTGGACAGTAGTTTGAATACTTTAAGTCAAAAAATAGATGGATTTGTCGCCTTGAGATACCCTTGAATACATCTATGTAATTAGATTTGCGTATTTAGGTCTTATTCTATACTGCAGACAGAATGCCAGCTTCAACCTAACATATCAATGGTTTTAAGCCATTATGATTTATAAGAAATTCATGAGAATAATTCGCGCTACCAGTCCTTTACTAGAGACACGTTAGTTAAAGACGGGCTTAAAACTCAGTTCCGTAACCGCAAAAAACTCGCAAACTTTGGCTTACCACGCTTGGTTTTGCCAAAGTACTTATAAGTAATCAACGCACCAATCGGAGGCGGATTACGACGCTCTGCATCACGAAATCCACTCCCCACCCGAAACTGCGTCCCATCCGGCATTTCCACTAACAACGACCCCATCATTCCATGATATTTTCCCTTACCCGGAATATAACTAACCACGCGCGCCTCCGCATCGTCATGACGCTTCACTTTCAATAATTCATCACTACGGCCCATACGATAATCCGCCAGCTCATGATGCAGCATTAACCCTTCAGCACCCGCTTTCACGACCACCTCTAATTGCGCCATTAAATCATCATGCGAGGCTATTCGGTATTGCGGTACCAGCGCCAAATAATCACTATCCACCGACGCAACCTGCGTTCGCAAACTAGCCAGTCGCTTAGAAAAACTCCCCGGCGCATCCGGCAGCTCAAACACCATATACCTCACTTGCTGCCACTCGCTATCGATCGGTTGATCTTTACTCACCGCGCTAATCAGCTGCTCGAAGGTATTGCGACCAATCCATAGTTCACCATCCAGTGCTTGCTTTGGAAATCCTTCAGTAAACCAATCCGGCGCATGAAACACATTGCCTTGACGGGAGATAAACTGCTCGCCATTCCAATAGGCCCGCACGCCATCGTACTTTTCACTAGCCCAATATTGGCTAAGATCGGTTTGCTTGGCATACACTTTCGCCAACAGTAAATCCGGCTCCGGCAGCTCGCCAGCCTGTAGTGCAAAGGGCGTTGCCAGCAAACTGATGGCCAACGTGATCGATAAATTCGTGTAAGTAATATTCATCGTAGCATTATCTAAAGTCGCGTATAAACTCAGCATGAATCACACCATAGCTATAGCAAACGCCATCGTTTATGCTAGCTATTAACCATCACGAGACCATCTCATGAATCGCACAACACCACAGCAAGTTCCTCGCAAAGGCATCTGGAGCTGGATGCTATTTGACTGGGCATCGCAGCCGTTTCACACCTTAATTCTCACCTTTGTATTTGCACCCTATTTCACCAGCCAAGTAGCTAGCAGCGATGTGGTTGGCCAAACCTATTGGGGCTATGCCGTTGGAATTGCCGGTTTAATTATTGCGCTGTTATCGCCCGTACTCGGCGCACTTGCCGATGCTACTGGCCCGCGTAAACCTTGGATTTTTGGTTTCTCGTTGCTCGGGGTATTAGGCTCGTTGGGCTTGTGGTGGATACTGCCCAATGCCAGCGACAGTATGTTAATTTGGGGATTAGTCGCCTTTGGTATTGCCTTAATTGGCTTTGAGTTTGCCGCCGTTTTTAATAATGCCATGATGCCCGATTTAGTGCCTCGTGAAGAGTTGGGAAAACTCTCCGGCAGCAGCTGGGCACTGGGTTATGTTGGCGGGCTGTTCTGCTTAGTCCTCATACTGGGCTTTATGGTAGCCGACCCTGAAAGTGGCAAAACCCTGCTAGGTGGCTCGCCCCTGTTCGGACTTGATCCCGCAACTCATGAAGGCGACCGCGCGAGTGGCCCACTCACTGCAATCTGGCTTGCACTGTTTATCATCCCATTATTTCTATTTACCCCCGATCAGCCTAAGCGCGCACAAGCACTAGGTGCGGTAAAGCGCAGTCTGGAATCACTCTGGTCAACCATTCGCAATCTGCCTAAAAACCAAAGCCTGCTGAACTTTCTAATGTCCAGCATGCTATACCGTGATGCCTTAAATGGCTTGTATGCCTTTGGTGGAATTTACGCGGCGGGCGTGTTGCAGTGGTCGATTGTGCAGATTGGTATCTTCGGTATTTTAGCCAATGTGACTGGCGCAATTGGTGCCTGGATTGGTGGCCGTATGGATGCGCGATTCGGGCCAAAGCCGGTCGTGCGTGCTTGTATTTTACTACTGATACTAGCCAGTGTGTTGGTGGTTAGCACCGACCCTGAGCACGTTTTGTGGATCGCATTGCCCAGTGGCTCTAACCTTCCAGACCTCTTGTTTTATGCTTGTGGCGCACTGATTGGTGCAGCTGGTGGTGCATTGCAAGCCGCGTCCCGCACGTTAATGGTTGACCAAGCTGAGCCAGAAAAAATGACCGAAGCCTTTGGTTTGTATGCACTCTCTGGCCGCGCAACCAGCTTTATCGCACCGATTGCAATTGCCGCCACCACGACCTTATTTGCCAGCCAACGCATTGGCGTGACGCCAGTAATTGTGCTGTTTATTATTTCACTCGTACTGCTGCCTAAGGTTCGCTCACGTATCGGCTAAGCCTTTTAATGACGAGAGCCATTCGCCAGTGCCGTTGAACTTTTGCGGCGCTCAGGCTCTCAAAGCGTACAAACTTCAATCAATCGAATATTAAAAATATGATGACCAACTACCTAATACCAAAAACACTCTCCGCCCTTTTGATGGTCGGATTACTGGGCGCTCAAACGGCACAGGCCGATGCACACATGCATACTGACCCCACTATTTCTACTGGCTTTTTAATGGGCCAGTTTGATCCGGCGAAGCGTGATGACTTCTCTAAAATCAGCACCCGCTATGCCTCGCGCAGTGGCATGTATATGCAAAATATGGCTTATGACGCGTTTAAAGCCATGCATCGTGATGCTGAGTTGGCGGGTGTAAAGCTGGTCATCAAGTCCGCCGCCCGCAACTTTTACCAGCAAAAAGCCATCTGGGAAGGCAAGTGGGATGGCAAACGTAGCGTCGGTGGTATCCGCAATATTCAGAAGACAATTAAAGACCCTGTGCTGCGCGCCCGTAAGATTCTGGAATACAGCTCCATGCCCGGCAGCTCGCGCCACCACTGGGGAACGGACATCGATTTAAACTCATTCAACAATAGCTACTTTGCTTCCGGAACCGGTAAGCGTGTGTATGAC harbors:
- a CDS encoding spondin domain-containing protein; the encoded protein is MNFSTIKHTSHLRLSIPLMMAATLLAACGGSSNNDSDTENRTFRISVTNLTANHPLSPLAVIAHKDTYHAFMDGQPASSGLEILAEGGDNSTLLAAAEADAAHLDSNSGNGAISPGATASVEVSVTEGSMAHLSLVSMLVNTNDGFTALNAYDVSGLTLNQSQSMMLPAWDAGTESNSEASGTIPGPADGGEGYNAARDDLVNFVAIHRGVISADDGLNSSTLDESHRFDNPVARVMIERID
- a CDS encoding response regulator transcription factor; this translates as MNHIVIVEDDASIAEMLSFHMKAQGYTVTHFADGEEARQNLITTQYDLVLLDIMLPNCNGLDICKELRQRNAAVPILMLTSLDGEADRVIGLELGADDYLTKPFSMRECTARVKALLRRSQLSAPVEVAEPTSSEQLTIAELVLDAGSRVVSLAGRETELTAREFDLLFYLAKNPNRVYSRAQLLDAIWGYSHDGYEHTINTHINRLRNKLKRSDGLSDFIQTVWGVGYKFVNAETAAES
- a CDS encoding RNA polymerase sigma factor, with translation MTDLNDLLLRSANKDQQAFKALYEASSPKLFGVLIGMLKNEALAEDILQDSYLKIWENADRYTASKSGAMTWMRTIACNTARDKLRSLKVRHYQDECSDFIENIEAEQATPERQFAINTELAWIVEGMKKLNPLQRECLILSCYHGYSHSELADKLGQPLGTIKTWIRLAKSELAMPVAMA
- a CDS encoding spondin domain-containing protein; its protein translation is MKQIILSSSLATVLALSSGFANAATFTVSVQNLTQGLYFTPVLVAAHDSDNHLFKAGMAATPSLQAMAEGGSLDGLVSDLSGTSAEYVANPAGGLLAPGETTTTDAIDTHGNDNDYLSVVAMMLPTNDGFIGLDSYPIPTAAGTYTININGYDAGTEANDEIVNGGGAPNTPGIPAAPGGDEGSGATGAAAADTNTTVHIHRGVLGDTNATGGKSDLDSRIHRWLNPVARVTITVQ
- a CDS encoding sensor histidine kinase → MIKGLYKRLALVLLTVFLILGAVLFWVYDTASHQLQQETAQKLHLNLASYLVQDIALYPGDELNRENVKEAFNKVMQLDPGTELYVVSPDGKVLEYKAPHEKIINHHIDLAPVKAFIANEEFKLTLGDDPRSNKQKAFSAAPIPDKDGNLLAYLYIIIQGEIYDDAASLINANKTWLISLSVIAAALVFLLLTTLLLFYQLTRPLVRLNREVAAFEKSGFQSLITPADLAANGDRSQDELQALRGSFYRMAQKIVDQISYLQKHDQIRREFLAHVSHDLRTPLAGMRAYLETLQLKGDDLPEADRHDFLEKALLTNQKLGDMINELFELARLEHGQVAINPELIRISDLLSDMYASLSGLANSKGVHLSVEMESEDINVFADVARLDRVLQNLVGNAILYTPSGGSVQVRVRQAPGLNVILGIEDTGQGIPAEDLPHVFEPYFRSTNGQQAYHKGKGLGLAIAAKLLALHESKIRVTSELGKGTKFEFSLPAS